One region of Wyeomyia smithii strain HCP4-BCI-WySm-NY-G18 chromosome 3, ASM2978416v1, whole genome shotgun sequence genomic DNA includes:
- the LOC129726399 gene encoding DNA-binding protein K10-like has protein sequence MVATKATQKRRGGLNGASNRLRFKPGGGPKSMNPRNIGAMFNANQLGDNPGFVDFNDDVQIPAAPAPQVSTSVSAANTDTSTGAVVSQNARTTTNNRKGHPNQKRPNMRNGNNMRRMPPGLNAPWGPPIPPMPPMYPMGGGRRNGPFPPPLPPPHFRVPPMGMRGMRGGPMMPPPPPNGRFGGPPMCPGPVSLMQRPMPPMRGPIMNPMGRMMPPLRNGPPPMRRVPNGKMPPGGRIIKPGGKLPIRASAPNAKGSKLIGNKKLRTKAPVKPREEYPLDKPWVTAEIKEEHDKKVELAERLKGHKDDALFAQFKEQRDKFVKMYDAARLEFIGKHPEQDVDKILTESVASKKAKTENTKSNVAVSTDTPAATATTTATATTTNATATDAGKTSASSA, from the exons ATGGTCGCCACCAAAGCAACCCAGAAACGTCGTGGAGGTTTAAACGGAGCATCGAACAGGCTACGCTTCAAACCAGGAGGCGGGCCCAAATCTATGAATCCTCGAAACATAGGAGCCATGTTCAATGCAAATCAACTGGGTGATAATCCAGGATTTGTAGATTTCAATGACGACGTACAGATCCCAGCCGCACCTGCTCCTCAAGTTTCAACTTCTGTCTCAGCCGCCAATACAGATACTTCAACTGGTGCCGTTGTCTCTCAAAATGCCAGGACAACTACAAACAACAGAAAGGGGCATCCAAACCAGAAGCGGCCAAACATGCGGAATGGGAACAACATGCGCCGAATGCCACCGGGATTGAATGCTCCTTGGGGCCCACCCATTCCGCCTATGCCTCCTATGTATCCAATGGGTGGTGGTCGAAGAAATGGACCTTTCCCACCACCACTACCTCCTCCACATTTTAGAGTTCCTCCGATGGGTATGCGTGGAATGCGGGGTGGTCCAATGATGCCTCCACCACCACCGAACGGGCGCTTCGGAGGTCCTCCAATGTGTCCTGGTCCAGTTTCGCTGATGCAAAGACCAATGCCTCCTATGCGAGGCCCGATAATGAATCCAATGGGACGCATGATGCCACCACTCCGAAATGGTCCACCTCCGATGAGACGGGTACCGAATGGAAAGATGCCACCTGGGGGAAGAATCATCAAACCAGGTGGAAAACTACCCATTCGAGCTAGTGCACCAAATGCAAAGGGCTCAAAACTtataggaaacaaaaagctgCGAACAAAGGCACCAGTAAAACCGAGAGAGGAATACCCGTTGGATAAACCATGGGTAACAGCGGAGATTAAAGAGGAGCACGACAAAAAGGTAGAACTAGCCGAACGTTTAAAAGGTCACAAAGACGATGCtctgttcgcacagttcaaggAGCAGCGGGACAAGTTTGTCAAAATGTATGACGCTGCAAGGTTGGAATTCATTGGGAAGCATCCCGAACAG GACGTTGATAAAATCCTGACCGAATCAGTGGCAAGCAAAAAAGCCAAAACCGAAAATACAAAATCAAATGTTGCAGTTTCTACTGATACTCCTGCCGCCACAGCTACTACTACTGCAACGGCTACCACTACCAACGCTACCGCTACCGATGCCGGAAAAACTTCGGCTTCCTCTGCTTAA